One Oryza glaberrima chromosome 11, OglaRS2, whole genome shotgun sequence genomic region harbors:
- the LOC127753881 gene encoding uncharacterized protein LOC127753881, producing MLRRASTRVVGGGRRRAPMAPSLLAFSSSAASGLPPKPQPPSSTPPSSASASARPRGFRRFMLARAAAGRDPEPPPPPPLPEGTEKRSLAVRTGEVFLGLAALLVRAGRGGGAAVEEVEAKDGVVWEQRPEDVDAERRRRELTGPGFSFSAAGLLFPYHLGVAQCLIDRGYLTERTPLAGSSAGAIICAVIASGNTMQDALQVTKDLADNCRSNGTAFRLGAVLKDVLDRFLPDDVHIRCNGRIRVAITQLSWRPRGLLVDQFDSKDDVISAVITSSFIPGYLAPRPATFFRNRLCIDGGLTLFMPPTSASETVRICAFPASRLGLQGIGISPDCNPENRASPRQLFNWALEPAEDEVLDKLYELGYLDAAVWADQNQVELIVKNEQPLRVTD from the exons ATGCTTCGCCGCGCGAGCACacgtgtcgtcggcggcggccgccggcgagcccccatggccccctccctcctcgccttctcctcctccgccgcctccggcctcccTCCCAAGCCCCAGCCGCCATCCtccacccctccctcctccgcctccgcctccgcgcggccGCGGGGCTTCCGTCGCTTCATGctggcccgcgccgccgcgggccgcgacccggagccgccgccgccgccgccgctgcccgagGGGACCGAAAAGAGGTCGCTCGCGGTGAGGACGGGGGAGGTGTTCCTGGGgctggcggcgctgctggtgcgcgcggggaggggcgggggcgcggcggtggaggaggtggaggcgaaggACGGGGTGGTGTGGGAGCAGCGGCCCGAGGACGTGGatgcggagcggcggcggcgggagctgacCGGCCCCGGGTTCAGCTTCTCCGCCGCCGGGCTGCTCTTCCCCTACCACCTCGGCGTCGCGCAGTGCCTCATCGACAGGGGCTACCTCACG GAAAGAACTCCGTTAGCTGGTTCATCAGCTGGTGCCATAATCTGTGCAGTGATTGCATCTGGAAACACGATGCAAGATGCTTTGCAAGTGACCAAGGATCTAGCTGATAACTGTCGGAGCAATGGGACAGCCTTTCGCCTTGGG GCTGTACTCAAGGATGTTCTAGACAGGTTTCTCCCAGATGATGTGCACATTAGGTGCAACGGAAGGATCCGTG TTGCTATTACTCAGCTGTCCTGGAGGCCTAGGGGCTTACTGGTTGACCAATTTGACTCAAAAGATGATGTAATCAGTGCAGTTATTACATCCTCTTTTATTCCTGG ATATTTAGCTCCCAGGCCTGCAACTTTCTTCCGGAACAGGCTGTGCATTGATGGGGGCCTTACGTTGTTTATGCCACCAACTTCTGCTTCCGAAACA GTTCGAATTTGTGCTTTCCCAGCCAGTCGACTAGGATTGCAAGGGATTGGTATTAGTCCAGACTGCAATCCGGAGAACAGAGCTAGCCCCCGACAG CTGTTTAACTGGGCTCTGGAACCCGCCGAAGACGAGGTTCTAGACAAATTATATGAGCTTGGGTATCTGGATGCAGCTGTATGGGCTGACCAGAATCAAGTTGAGTTGATTGTGAAGAATGAACAGCCACTCCGCGTCACAGATTGA